In Phormidium yuhuli AB48, one genomic interval encodes:
- a CDS encoding HAD family hydrolase, with the protein MVLKAVIFDFNGIIIDDEAIHLELIAELLLSENLRPDKEEIQEVCLGRSDRAGLQALWERQGRVLTPQALQELMERKSQAYRQRIQGLETLPIYPGLVDFILKLRLDHLKLALVSGALRQEVETVLDQIELLSQFPVRVTGDDTVTSKPDPEGYLLAVQQLNGFYPELELQPQDCLAIEDSPAGIEAARRAGMQVLGVANTYPVHMLQRQVDWVVDELGELELDRVQAAFDPSPTAPPSGS; encoded by the coding sequence ATGGTATTAAAAGCGGTTATTTTTGATTTTAATGGCATCATTATTGATGATGAGGCAATTCATCTGGAGTTGATTGCTGAATTGCTGTTGTCAGAGAATTTACGACCCGATAAAGAGGAGATTCAGGAAGTTTGTTTGGGCCGGAGCGATCGCGCTGGGTTACAGGCGTTATGGGAGCGTCAGGGACGGGTATTAACTCCTCAGGCGTTGCAGGAGTTGATGGAACGCAAGTCTCAGGCCTATCGTCAACGGATTCAGGGGTTAGAAACGTTGCCGATTTATCCGGGGTTAGTTGATTTTATCCTCAAGTTACGGCTGGATCATCTCAAGTTAGCCCTGGTGAGTGGGGCGTTGCGGCAAGAGGTGGAGACGGTGTTGGACCAGATTGAATTATTGTCTCAGTTTCCCGTTCGCGTAACGGGGGATGATACGGTGACGAGTAAACCAGACCCGGAGGGCTATTTGTTGGCGGTGCAGCAGTTGAATGGGTTTTATCCTGAGTTGGAGTTGCAGCCGCAGGACTGTTTGGCCATTGAAGATAGTCCGGCGGGGATTGAGGCGGCCCGGCGGGCGGGAATGCAGGTGCTGGGGGTGGCGAATACCTATCCAGTGCATATGTTACAGCGACAGGTGGATTGGGTAGTGGATGAGTTAGGAGAGTTGGAGTTGGACCGGGTGCAGGCGGCGTTTGACCCCAGCCCCACTGCACCTCCTTCAGGGTCTTGA
- a CDS encoding class I SAM-dependent methyltransferase, with protein sequence MATGQTTLWDRFLGSMLDPLLDREAMKRQFERIDWQMEADRFRRPGWVYPEYYRSQNFHGIEGGYLNAGAAVSYDPITQYVLPPNEGWVREGVIEAVRSQPRRILDLGCGTGSTTLLLKRRFPEAKVVGLDLSPYMLVMARHKATGEGLQIDWRQGMAEDTGLEENSFDLISLSLLFHETPPAVSQEILRECFRLLRVGGEVVVLDGNQASLRQTPWLMEVFEEPYIAEYAQEDVGDWMRQAGFATVETRTHWWIHQVTRGVKPIPGQEWIEEESVSEGMVFA encoded by the coding sequence ATGGCGACTGGACAAACGACGTTATGGGACCGCTTTTTGGGGTCGATGCTGGACCCGCTGTTGGACCGGGAGGCGATGAAACGCCAGTTTGAACGGATTGATTGGCAGATGGAGGCGGACCGCTTTCGGCGACCGGGGTGGGTCTATCCTGAGTATTATCGCTCTCAGAATTTTCATGGCATTGAGGGGGGCTATCTTAATGCGGGGGCGGCGGTGTCTTATGATCCGATTACTCAGTATGTGTTGCCCCCCAATGAGGGTTGGGTCCGGGAGGGGGTGATTGAGGCGGTGCGATCGCAACCCCGCCGGATTCTGGATTTAGGCTGTGGAACGGGGTCGACGACGTTGTTGTTAAAGCGTCGCTTTCCTGAGGCGAAGGTGGTGGGGTTGGATTTGTCTCCTTATATGTTGGTGATGGCCCGGCATAAGGCCACGGGGGAGGGGTTACAGATTGATTGGCGACAGGGAATGGCGGAGGACACGGGATTGGAGGAGAACAGTTTTGATTTGATTTCTCTGTCGTTACTGTTCCATGAAACCCCGCCAGCGGTGAGTCAGGAGATTTTGCGGGAATGTTTCCGCTTGCTGCGAGTGGGTGGGGAGGTAGTGGTTCTTGATGGCAATCAGGCCAGTTTACGGCAAACCCCCTGGTTGATGGAGGTGTTTGAGGAACCCTATATTGCTGAGTATGCCCAGGAGGATGTGGGGGACTGGATGCGGCAGGCGGGATTCGCTACTGTAGAAACACGGACGCATTGGTGGATTCATCAGGTGACCCGGGGAGTAAAGCCGATACCCGGCCAAGAGTGGATTGAGGAGGAGTCGGTGTCGGAGGGGATGGTGTTTGCTTGA
- a CDS encoding CHAT domain-containing tetratricopeptide repeat protein, with protein MTKLVVLHLIGDLETRGFEVILEVGEVGVRPQLRVKGTLPASPELAERVRSHWQDHYRTFTRSQTARIKPKLIGMGHAMDACKTSAAQLGLAFQRWLTGEGFQAIDHRLREVLSLEDEIRLAIASESEGVRQLPWHLWEFYRRYGKTEVMFSPVTGSQPPSPPGQGPGRLRILAILGSDEGIDVAGDRRFLEGLRGAEVTFLVAPSRQMISDRLWERPWDILFFAGHSETQGQRGCLYLNAEEQLSLDELQYGLSKAIQRGLRLAIFNSCDGLGLTTALDDCAIPQMIVMREAVPDRVAQLFLKQFLELLSQGVPFHLAVREARERLQGIEDRFPCASWLPVVVQHPDAIAPQWPLESQGFRDLRRWLVQRLQRRRLSGLVGGIAIAMTVWGRASLGGWLHQQGITLYRDHRYDQAEDLWNLTLKVDPGRRATLYMLGHLHEQVGDDEVALQWYGAASRRGLPQAYRRQAQMLLRQGENIDFAVALTEKGLSILKQHGSLGIEEMRTTLAWGLWQQGQRAQAYQHLDAVLESSHEVPLAYCFYGAMLTEEGLEEEALPLWQSCLDTTDVRHRDEAYWHNLARMILNR; from the coding sequence ATGACCAAATTAGTGGTGTTACATCTGATTGGGGATTTAGAGACTCGCGGCTTTGAGGTGATTTTGGAAGTGGGCGAGGTGGGGGTGCGTCCTCAGTTGCGGGTGAAGGGGACGTTACCGGCCAGTCCGGAGTTGGCTGAACGGGTGCGATCGCATTGGCAAGACCATTATCGAACCTTCACACGCTCTCAGACGGCTCGCATTAAGCCCAAGTTGATAGGGATGGGCCATGCGATGGATGCTTGTAAAACTTCGGCAGCCCAGTTAGGACTTGCCTTTCAGCGTTGGCTGACGGGGGAGGGGTTCCAGGCAATTGATCACCGTCTGCGGGAGGTGTTGAGTCTTGAGGATGAGATTCGTTTAGCCATCGCCAGTGAGAGTGAGGGGGTGCGACAACTTCCTTGGCATTTGTGGGAGTTTTACCGCCGTTATGGCAAAACGGAGGTGATGTTTTCCCCGGTAACGGGAAGTCAACCGCCGAGTCCCCCTGGGCAAGGTCCTGGGAGGTTGCGGATTTTGGCGATTTTGGGCAGCGATGAGGGGATTGATGTGGCGGGCGATCGCCGCTTCTTGGAGGGGTTACGGGGGGCTGAGGTCACGTTTTTGGTAGCGCCGAGTCGTCAGATGATTAGCGATCGCCTTTGGGAGAGACCTTGGGACATTCTCTTTTTTGCCGGCCACAGTGAGACCCAGGGCCAGCGCGGCTGTCTGTATCTCAATGCTGAGGAACAGTTGAGCCTGGATGAGTTGCAATATGGTCTGTCGAAGGCGATTCAACGGGGGTTGAGATTGGCGATTTTTAATTCCTGTGATGGTTTGGGCTTAACGACGGCCTTAGATGACTGTGCCATTCCCCAGATGATTGTCATGCGGGAGGCGGTTCCTGATCGGGTGGCCCAGCTTTTTCTGAAACAGTTTCTGGAGCTGTTGTCTCAAGGGGTTCCCTTCCATTTGGCAGTTCGGGAGGCCCGGGAACGGTTACAGGGGATTGAAGATCGCTTTCCCTGTGCCAGTTGGCTGCCAGTGGTTGTCCAACATCCCGATGCGATCGCCCCCCAATGGCCCCTTGAGTCTCAGGGGTTCAGGGACTTGCGGCGCTGGCTCGTTCAACGCTTGCAACGGCGGAGATTGAGCGGGTTAGTGGGGGGGATCGCGATCGCCATGACCGTTTGGGGACGAGCCTCATTGGGAGGCTGGCTACATCAACAGGGGATTACCTTATATCGAGACCATCGCTATGACCAAGCTGAAGACCTCTGGAATCTGACCCTCAAAGTTGATCCTGGACGACGGGCAACACTCTATATGTTGGGTCATCTGCATGAACAGGTGGGAGATGATGAGGTAGCCTTGCAGTGGTACGGGGCCGCCAGCCGCCGGGGACTGCCTCAGGCCTATCGTCGTCAGGCCCAGATGCTGCTGCGGCAGGGAGAGAACATCGATTTTGCCGTGGCCTTAACTGAAAAAGGCTTATCTATCTTGAAACAACACGGGAGTTTAGGCATAGAAGAGATGCGAACAACTCTGGCCTGGGGCTTATGGCAACAGGGACAACGGGCTCAGGCCTATCAGCACCTCGATGCCGTGTTAGAGTCGTCTCATGAGGTTCCCCTAGCCTATTGTTTCTATGGGGCAATGTTAACAGAGGAGGGGTTAGAGGAGGAAGCCCTCCCCTTGTGGCAGTCCTGTCTCGATACGACAGATGTGCGTCATCGGGATGAGGCCTATTGGCACAATCTGGCTCGAATGATACTGAACCGTTAA